GTTATGTCCATTCCCAGGGTCTCCTTAACTTTATCGTAATCCACCTCGGGGAAGATGGTCTGATCAGAGATGCCCAATGTGTAGTTCCCCCTTCCGTCGAAGGAGTTAGGCGACAATCCCCTGAAATCCCTTATCCTCGGCAGGGCGATGTTGACCAGCTTGTTGAGGAACTCGTACATCCGGACGTCCCTAAGGGTCACCCTACAACCGACTATATTCCCTTTTCTGACCCTGAAGGCGGCGACCGATTTCTTCGCCCTTGTCAGAACGGGCCTTTGTCCGGTTATCAGGGAGAGCTCCGAGACGGCCTCGTCGAGGATGTTCTGATCCTGCTGAGCCTTGCCGAGACCCATATTTATGCAGATCTTTTCAAGTTTTGGCACCTGCATCACGTTTTTATATCCGAACCGTTCCATCAAGGCCGGCACGACCTTCTCCAGATAAAACTGCTTGTAAGGACTCATCGCCATCTCTATCAGCTCCTCTCCACGACCTCCCCGCACTTCTTGCAGACCCTCACGGAGAAGCCGGTCTCCAGCTTTCTACGGGCGATGCGGGTGGGTCTGTTGCACTTGGGACATATCAGCTTGAGGTTGGATACGTGTATCGTCCCCTCCATTTCGATTATCCCGCCCTGTTCCGTGGCGGAACGGGGACGCATATGCTTTTTAATGAAGTTGACGCCTTGGACGACCGCCCTTTTCTTTTTAGGGTATACCTTCAGAACGATACCGGTCTTCCCCTTAT
This portion of the Candidatus Poribacteria bacterium genome encodes:
- the rplX gene encoding 50S ribosomal protein L24; translation: MGDKVHIKRDDLVLVLSGRDKGKTGIVLKVYPKKKRAVVQGVNFIKKHMRPRSATEQGGIIEMEGTIHVSNLKLICPKCNRPTRIARRKLETGFSVRVCKKCGEVVERS
- the rplE gene encoding 50S ribosomal protein L5, giving the protein MSPYKQFYLEKVVPALMERFGYKNVMQVPKLEKICINMGLGKAQQDQNILDEAVSELSLITGQRPVLTRAKKSVAAFRVRKGNIVGCRVTLRDVRMYEFLNKLVNIALPRIRDFRGLSPNSFDGRGNYTLGISDQTIFPEVDYDKVKETLGMDITIVTTAETDEEARELLRLMGMPFRER